In bacterium 336/3, the following proteins share a genomic window:
- a CDS encoding succinylglutamate desuccinylase, with translation MVEKGHYRRIDIPIARLPSHTLIDMPVFVYKGKQEGHSLLLTAGIHGDEINGIVTLRRLISEKYLMPDVGTVIAIPLVNIYGFLQNTRDLPDGKDLNRSFPGSQGGSIASQIAYILTKEILPNIDFGIDFHTGGSKISNYPQVRCVLSDEKNVELANYFAPPFIMQSDLIDKSFRKEAAKTQKSILVYEGGESLRLDELSIQEGVRGIKRVMHHLNMKINQEIDLSRKSITLNKTSWIRAKIGGIFDFHVLTGDYVKKNQILAHITDPYGSQKYIVKSPKNGYIIGINNMPVINSGDALLHIGLE, from the coding sequence TTGGTAGAAAAAGGACATTATCGTAGAATTGATATTCCCATTGCTCGTTTACCATCTCATACACTCATTGATATGCCAGTTTTTGTATATAAAGGTAAACAAGAAGGGCATTCTTTGTTGCTTACCGCAGGTATTCATGGAGATGAAATCAATGGAATAGTTACACTTAGAAGGTTGATTTCCGAAAAATACCTAATGCCTGATGTAGGCACAGTTATTGCTATACCTTTAGTAAATATCTATGGTTTTTTACAAAATACCAGAGATTTGCCAGATGGAAAAGATTTGAATAGAAGCTTCCCTGGTAGCCAAGGAGGGTCTATTGCAAGCCAGATAGCTTATATATTGACTAAAGAAATATTGCCCAATATTGATTTTGGCATTGATTTTCACACAGGTGGTAGTAAAATCAGCAACTATCCACAAGTTAGATGTGTATTGTCTGATGAAAAGAATGTAGAATTAGCAAATTATTTCGCTCCTCCATTTATTATGCAGTCAGATTTGATAGATAAATCATTTAGAAAAGAGGCTGCTAAAACACAAAAAAGCATTTTGGTGTATGAAGGTGGAGAATCTTTACGCCTTGATGAACTTTCCATTCAAGAAGGAGTAAGAGGCATTAAAAGAGTGATGCATCATTTAAACATGAAAATTAACCAAGAAATAGATTTATCAAGAAAATCTATCACTTTGAACAAAACATCTTGGATAAGAGCCAAAATTGGAGGTATCTTTGATTTTCATGTACTTACAGGCGATTATGTAAAAAAGAATCAAATTCTTGCTCATATCACAGATCCTTATGGTTCACAAAAGTACATAGTAAAAAGTCCTAAAAATGGTTATATTATTGGTATTAACAATATGCCTGTTATTAATTCGGGTGATGCCTTGTTGCATATTGGTTTGGAGTAG